Genomic DNA from Desulfuromonas versatilis:
TGGGGAAAATTTCCCGCTCTGATCCGCGACCTGCTGGAGCATCCCGCCGCTTACGACTTTTACCAGGCAGTGCGCCTGGTCGAGGTCTGCAGCGGTGGTGAACGCCGCGGCCCCCGCGGTCTGCAGGGGCCGATCCGGATGCGCCCGGCGCCGGAGACGTGTTTTCCGGCCGCCGACATCCGCCGCAGCTTCGTCGACGAGCAGGGGCGGATCAATTTCGAGCTCAATTTCATGGGGCTCTACGGGGTGGATGCCCCCCTGCCCCATTATTTCATCGAGGCGGTAGCCGCCGAGGACGAGGCGGGCCAGGTGCTGCGGGCGTTTCTCGACGTGTTCAACCGCCGGCTCTACGAACTGCTCTACCTGGCCTGGAAAAAGTTCCACCTGCCGGTCAGCGGCGACGGCCAGAGCACCCTGTACCAGAGCTACCTGGCGGCGCTCAGTGGTCAGGCGAACCTGTCCGACGCAGGTGAAGAGCCGGCCTACGCCGGGCTGCTGGGGAGCCGGGTGAAGAATGCCGCCGGCCTGGCCGGGCTGCTCGGCGAGTTTCTGCAGTGTCCGGTGCAGGTGCGGCAGCACGTTCCCTGCTGGGTCGAGTTGGACAGCACCGCCTCATTGGGAGGCGGGGAGCCGCTGGTGCTCGGCGAGAACAGCCTTCTGGGCGAGCGGGTTCTCGACCTCAGCCGCAAAATCGCCGTGGTGGTCGGGCCGGTGTCGTTGGAAAAGGCCGCGGAGCTGCTGCCGGGGCAACAGCGGGCCGCCGAGCTCGGCGAGCTGATCCGCCAGTATCTCGACCCGACCCTGCTGTTCGATGTCGAGCTGCTGATTCAGGCCGGCGCCGGAAACGGCCTGCGCCTGGGCGGCCAGGAGGCGATCCTCGGCTGGACCGCCTGCCTCGGCGTCCCTGGGGCGGCGGTGAACAAGATCCACCTGCCCGGCAGCAGCTTCAAGCCGAGCACCTCACTCCGCAGGCCCGAAACGAACCGGGCTGGGCTGTCGCGGGTGGCCTGAGGGGTGTTAATCCCAGGCAACGAGTTTCAAAGGCGCGGCCCATGGCAAGCGTCCCCTCTCCCCCCCCGGGGAGAGGGGGCTTAATTATGTAAAACAATAAAAGAGCAATGATTATGGACCAACGACACATCCGCACCCTGCTCGACCGCCTTAACGGACACTGCGTCATGGCCCTGGAGGCCGGCGCCGCCTTTGCCGCCGCCCGCGGCCATTACGAGGTGACCGTCGAGCACGTGGCGCTCAAGCTGCTGGAGAGCGGCGGCGGCGACTTCGACCGGCTGCTGCACCAGTTGGGCATCGACCTCGACGCCCTCTGGCAGGGGCTGCTCGACAACCTGACCCG
This window encodes:
- the tssG gene encoding type VI secretion system baseplate subunit TssG; the protein is MGTAAWGKFPALIRDLLEHPAAYDFYQAVRLVEVCSGGERRGPRGLQGPIRMRPAPETCFPAADIRRSFVDEQGRINFELNFMGLYGVDAPLPHYFIEAVAAEDEAGQVLRAFLDVFNRRLYELLYLAWKKFHLPVSGDGQSTLYQSYLAALSGQANLSDAGEEPAYAGLLGSRVKNAAGLAGLLGEFLQCPVQVRQHVPCWVELDSTASLGGGEPLVLGENSLLGERVLDLSRKIAVVVGPVSLEKAAELLPGQQRAAELGELIRQYLDPTLLFDVELLIQAGAGNGLRLGGQEAILGWTACLGVPGAAVNKIHLPGSSFKPSTSLRRPETNRAGLSRVA